In one window of Oscillatoria sp. FACHB-1407 DNA:
- a CDS encoding CTP synthase, whose product MNKFVFVTGGVVSSIGKGIVAASLGRLLKSRDYSVSILKLDPYINVDPGTMSPFQHGEVFVTEDGAETDLDLGHYERFTNTSMSRLNSVTTGSIYQAVINKERRGDYNGGTVQVIPHITNEIKERILRVARNTNPDVVIIEIGGTVGDIESLPFLEAIRQFRKEVGRKNVIYMHVTLLPWIPSAGEMKTKPTQHSVKELRSIGIQPDLLICRCDRPILPGLKEKLSGFCDVPVECVITAQDAASIYEVPLKLEEEGLAYQALELLQLPQRQPDLEQWKTLVDRLYRPTTSLEIAIVGKYVRLSDAYLSVVESLRHAGIAAETEINIRWINSEEIKPHTVDHYLNGVHGIVVPGGFGHRGIDGKITAIQYARDRQIPFLGLCLGMQCSVIEWARHVAQLDNADSAEFDPDCTNPVINLLPEQQDVVDLGGTMRLGLYPCRITPNTLAERLYQEEVIYERHRHRYEFNNAYRNLFIESGYVISGLSPDGRLVEIIELPNHPFFIATQFHPELQSRPDKPHPLFKGLVTVANKLAKSSEWQDAPLPAEISY is encoded by the coding sequence TCTAGCATCGGTAAGGGGATCGTAGCAGCGAGCTTAGGACGGTTGTTAAAGTCGCGCGATTATTCTGTCTCAATACTCAAGCTTGACCCTTACATTAACGTTGATCCGGGTACGATGAGTCCGTTTCAGCATGGTGAAGTGTTTGTCACTGAAGACGGGGCTGAGACGGATTTAGACCTGGGGCATTATGAACGATTTACCAATACCTCAATGTCGCGGCTCAATAGTGTCACCACTGGCTCTATTTATCAGGCGGTCATTAATAAAGAGCGTCGGGGCGACTATAACGGAGGAACGGTTCAAGTTATTCCGCATATCACCAATGAGATTAAGGAGCGGATCTTGCGGGTTGCAAGAAACACGAATCCCGATGTCGTCATTATCGAAATTGGTGGCACGGTTGGTGATATTGAGTCGTTACCTTTTCTGGAAGCCATTCGGCAGTTTCGCAAAGAGGTCGGTCGCAAGAATGTCATCTACATGCATGTGACGTTGTTGCCGTGGATTCCTTCAGCAGGGGAAATGAAAACTAAGCCCACGCAGCACTCAGTAAAGGAATTGCGATCGATTGGGATTCAACCTGATTTGCTGATTTGTCGGTGTGATCGCCCCATTCTGCCGGGGTTAAAGGAAAAACTCTCTGGCTTTTGTGATGTGCCCGTTGAGTGTGTGATTACGGCTCAAGATGCTGCCAGCATTTATGAAGTGCCTCTGAAGTTAGAGGAGGAAGGATTGGCATATCAAGCTCTAGAGTTGTTGCAATTACCTCAGCGACAACCTGACCTGGAGCAATGGAAGACACTGGTTGATCGGCTCTATCGCCCAACAACCTCGCTTGAAATTGCCATTGTGGGTAAGTATGTGCGCTTGAGTGATGCTTATCTGTCGGTCGTGGAGTCACTACGCCATGCGGGGATTGCAGCGGAAACAGAGATCAATATTCGCTGGATTAACTCTGAAGAGATCAAACCTCACACGGTTGACCATTATCTCAATGGGGTTCATGGCATTGTTGTGCCGGGTGGTTTTGGTCATCGAGGTATTGATGGCAAGATTACTGCAATTCAGTATGCACGCGATCGCCAAATTCCCTTCCTGGGGCTATGTTTGGGGATGCAATGTTCAGTGATTGAATGGGCACGCCATGTCGCTCAACTGGATAATGCAGACAGTGCCGAGTTTGATCCGGATTGTACAAACCCGGTGATCAACCTCCTGCCAGAACAGCAAGATGTTGTTGATTTGGGTGGTACGATGCGGTTGGGTTTGTATCCCTGTCGGATCACCCCCAATACGTTAGCCGAACGGCTTTATCAAGAAGAGGTAATTTACGAGCGGCATCGTCACCGTTATGAATTTAACAACGCCTATCGCAACCTCTTTATTGAGTCGGGCTACGTCATTAGTGGGCTTTCGCCAGATGGTCGTTTGGTAGAGATTATTGAACTGCCAAACCATCCATTTTTTATTGCGACTCAGTTTCATCCAGAG